The following are from one region of the Rosistilla carotiformis genome:
- a CDS encoding PVC-type heme-binding CxxCH protein encodes MLRMYFGWIAAFWCGTLLAQSTTTQPDATQDNPVAYLDAYSDSYYPHADFAKLKTPQWVGEPGVEAVVTLGIDDMRDTAKYETYLRPILNRLKQIDGRAPVSIMSCQVDPADPQLQAWLEEGLSIETHTVDHPCPCLQAGDFAKAKSTYDRCVDLMSSIPNSRPVAFRFPCMDSQNTPSPRGFAEIINKTTPGGNFLQASTSVVCVFTSRDPQLPRSLTLTEEGEERFGRYIPFPSFVNKIENYPYPYVIGKLCWEFPCTIPDDWQAQNIQQPKNPRTVDDMVAAIDATVIKQGIANIVFHPYEWIRSEQIAEVVDRVNTKYGKRVKFLTFKECIDRINKNLLADQPLRRPDGGGDNGVRVVDLNRDGFVDVMIGNEDRKLARIWQPKTGEWRELESPVQFTAAGEANQRVDLGVRFGQLSRDASVSLLVNNAKDQAIYRVSDDGIERSPLPEPLAAVKTSVDGVDQGVRMRDLDRDGISEVLVANEQTRQVYSLGGDGNWKSDPVPLPFAIVDETGGDNGLRFVDLDKDGYDDMIVSNTRQSAIRLYDSATGDFTRDVEPATEIPLIVRGGTNNGAWFAADHMWLQNEDTHRLPDGVDRRTFAELIGNADPGPRSPDLSWRSIQVRPGFTVELVAAEPLVMDPVALDWGPDGKLWVAEMADYPLGLDDKGKPGGRVRYLEDTDGDGTYDKSTLFLDNIPYPTGVIAYRDGVIVSAAPTIFYAADSDGDGTADTRTELYHGFTQGNQQHLVNGFERGLDNWLYLANGDSGGTVESKQTGKTIDIRGQDLRIRPEDGSLDVQAGQTQFGRHRDDHGNWFGCNNSVPVRHYVFADHYLRRNPLVAPPASGRNIARLDNTQLFPISRVLSHWSGYKPPVAGSGHQFTSACSTMVYRDDLLGPEFQQNTFTCEPVHNAVHRRQLVSQGVTFESVRPADEAGIEFMASSDSWFRPSTVTTGPDGALWVADMYRLVIEHPEWIDDQREKELFLRAGHDRGRIYRIYPSDKKPRPIAKLGPMSNEQLVAQLASPNGRTRDLAQAILIDRADASVVPLLQATAKTSETPLARLHAICTLDGLAALNVATLQAAIADPHPTVRRHAIRLSESFLANGDTASDELLSALIACDATDPHVRLQLAYSLGFSESPRATQLLAKIASDSVSDGNIRAAVISSLSPQNLAGFHEAIEEYPAAAKAFQSPILQMAVRSKDAKFLSQRVGEMIAAIDVKPTADQLDSLSGTLASIRRQNVSLNEGVQSQIDRIVRDATTWATDSDSDVPRRVAAIEMIASLGNSTNNLLGLVDAAEPIEVQVAASRVLAAKQPTEILERLESLSPSVRTAILETVLSREASALILIDALQTKRLPPQTLGASQRQQLASHASAKVKAAAVKLFGESSSAADKQMLMKQYQTAAPQHGDASRGAAIFTKHCAACHRVREIGHPIGPDLTSLKDRSPVAMLTAILDPNAAVEDKYRGYSVLTIDGVATAGIIANESSTAIELQMQEGKRKTILREDIEQIQNTGTSLMPEGFEKLIPVNQMNDLLAFLDDVGPPAKPFDGNHPATVLPAADGNLSLTATASRIYGDRCVFESKYKNIGHWGSPRDRAEWTLEVAAAGNYEVWLDYACADGTAGNRFQFRCGNETLTGTVASTGSWDDYQQVKIGVIELPASTLTASLQATEDLKKWLLDLRAIMLKPVQ; translated from the coding sequence ATGCTGCGGATGTATTTTGGCTGGATCGCGGCGTTCTGGTGCGGAACGCTGCTCGCCCAATCGACGACAACTCAACCCGACGCAACGCAAGACAATCCCGTTGCCTATCTCGACGCCTATTCCGATTCCTATTATCCCCACGCTGACTTTGCCAAGCTGAAGACGCCGCAATGGGTTGGCGAACCGGGCGTCGAAGCGGTCGTGACGCTGGGGATCGACGACATGCGCGACACCGCGAAATACGAGACCTATCTGCGGCCGATCCTAAACCGGTTGAAACAGATCGACGGCCGGGCGCCGGTCAGCATCATGTCCTGCCAGGTCGACCCCGCCGATCCTCAGCTGCAAGCTTGGCTGGAAGAAGGGCTGTCGATCGAAACGCACACGGTCGACCATCCCTGTCCGTGCCTGCAGGCGGGCGACTTTGCCAAAGCCAAATCGACCTACGACCGCTGTGTCGATCTGATGTCGTCGATTCCGAACAGCCGTCCTGTCGCGTTCCGCTTTCCTTGCATGGATTCCCAAAACACGCCCAGCCCGCGTGGGTTTGCTGAAATCATTAACAAGACGACGCCTGGTGGCAATTTCCTGCAGGCGAGCACGTCGGTCGTCTGTGTCTTCACGTCGCGCGATCCCCAACTGCCACGTTCGCTCACGCTGACCGAAGAGGGAGAGGAACGCTTTGGACGCTACATCCCGTTCCCTTCGTTTGTCAATAAGATCGAGAACTACCCTTACCCGTATGTGATCGGGAAGCTGTGTTGGGAATTCCCCTGCACGATTCCCGACGACTGGCAGGCGCAGAACATCCAACAACCGAAGAATCCGCGAACCGTCGACGACATGGTCGCCGCGATCGATGCGACGGTGATCAAGCAGGGAATCGCCAACATCGTCTTTCATCCGTACGAATGGATTCGCAGCGAACAGATCGCCGAAGTCGTCGACCGGGTGAACACGAAGTATGGCAAGCGAGTCAAATTCCTGACCTTCAAGGAATGTATCGACCGGATCAACAAGAATCTGCTGGCCGACCAACCGCTCCGCCGTCCCGACGGTGGTGGCGACAATGGAGTCCGGGTCGTCGACCTCAACCGCGATGGCTTCGTCGACGTGATGATCGGCAACGAAGATCGCAAGCTGGCCCGGATTTGGCAGCCGAAAACCGGAGAGTGGCGCGAGCTGGAAAGCCCTGTCCAGTTCACAGCCGCCGGCGAGGCAAACCAGCGCGTCGACCTGGGCGTTCGTTTTGGTCAGCTGTCGCGCGACGCTAGCGTTTCGCTGTTGGTTAACAATGCGAAGGACCAAGCGATCTATCGGGTCAGCGACGACGGAATCGAGCGAAGTCCGCTCCCCGAGCCGCTTGCCGCCGTGAAGACCAGCGTCGACGGTGTCGATCAAGGCGTGCGGATGCGCGACCTCGATCGCGATGGGATCTCCGAAGTCTTGGTCGCCAATGAACAGACGCGGCAGGTCTACTCGTTGGGCGGCGACGGCAACTGGAAATCGGATCCGGTGCCGCTGCCGTTTGCCATCGTCGATGAAACCGGCGGCGACAACGGCTTGCGATTTGTCGACCTCGACAAAGATGGCTACGACGACATGATCGTCTCCAACACGCGCCAGTCGGCGATTCGGTTGTACGACAGTGCGACCGGCGACTTCACCCGCGACGTGGAACCCGCGACCGAGATCCCGCTGATCGTCCGTGGTGGCACGAACAACGGAGCTTGGTTTGCCGCCGATCACATGTGGTTGCAGAACGAAGATACGCACCGCTTGCCCGATGGCGTCGACCGCCGCACGTTTGCCGAGTTGATCGGCAACGCCGATCCGGGGCCGCGGAGTCCCGATTTGTCATGGCGTTCGATTCAAGTTCGCCCCGGCTTTACGGTGGAGTTGGTCGCGGCCGAGCCTTTGGTGATGGATCCCGTTGCGTTGGACTGGGGCCCCGACGGCAAGCTATGGGTCGCGGAGATGGCCGATTATCCGCTGGGGTTGGACGACAAGGGAAAGCCGGGAGGCCGCGTCCGCTACCTCGAGGATACCGATGGCGACGGGACTTACGACAAGTCGACACTGTTCTTGGACAACATCCCGTATCCGACCGGCGTGATCGCCTATCGCGACGGCGTGATCGTTAGCGCCGCACCGACGATTTTCTACGCCGCCGACAGCGACGGCGATGGCACCGCGGACACTCGCACCGAACTCTACCACGGCTTCACCCAAGGCAACCAACAGCACTTGGTCAACGGATTCGAACGCGGTTTGGACAACTGGCTGTATCTGGCCAATGGCGACAGCGGCGGCACGGTCGAATCGAAACAGACCGGCAAAACGATCGATATCCGCGGTCAGGATCTGCGGATCCGTCCCGAGGATGGATCGTTGGACGTGCAAGCTGGCCAGACGCAATTTGGCCGCCACCGCGACGATCACGGCAATTGGTTCGGATGCAACAATTCGGTCCCCGTTCGGCATTACGTGTTTGCTGATCATTATCTGCGACGCAATCCGTTGGTCGCTCCTCCCGCCTCGGGGCGAAATATCGCTCGGCTCGATAACACTCAATTGTTTCCGATCTCGCGCGTGCTGAGTCATTGGTCGGGATACAAGCCGCCGGTCGCCGGCAGCGGACATCAGTTCACATCGGCCTGCAGCACGATGGTCTATCGCGACGACCTGTTGGGACCGGAGTTCCAACAAAATACATTCACTTGCGAACCGGTTCACAATGCAGTCCACCGGCGCCAATTGGTCTCTCAAGGCGTGACTTTTGAGAGCGTTCGTCCGGCGGACGAAGCGGGGATCGAGTTCATGGCTTCCAGCGACAGTTGGTTCCGGCCGTCGACAGTCACCACCGGCCCCGACGGTGCGCTCTGGGTTGCCGACATGTATCGCCTGGTAATCGAACATCCCGAATGGATCGACGACCAACGCGAAAAGGAACTCTTCCTCCGCGCTGGCCACGATCGCGGCCGGATCTATCGGATCTACCCAAGCGACAAGAAACCGCGACCGATTGCCAAATTGGGACCGATGAGCAACGAACAACTCGTCGCCCAACTCGCCTCGCCCAACGGCCGCACCCGCGATCTCGCGCAAGCGATCCTGATCGACCGCGCCGATGCCAGCGTCGTTCCGCTGTTGCAAGCGACCGCCAAAACGTCCGAAACTCCGCTAGCTCGGCTGCATGCGATTTGCACGCTCGACGGCCTTGCAGCCTTAAACGTTGCGACGCTGCAAGCCGCCATCGCCGATCCCCATCCAACCGTCCGCCGCCATGCGATTCGATTGTCCGAATCCTTCTTGGCGAATGGCGATACCGCCAGCGACGAACTGCTCTCGGCGCTGATCGCCTGCGACGCGACCGATCCCCACGTTCGCTTGCAGTTAGCCTATTCGTTGGGCTTCTCGGAATCGCCGCGCGCGACTCAGTTGTTAGCCAAAATCGCTAGCGATTCGGTGAGCGATGGCAACATCCGCGCGGCGGTGATCAGCTCGCTGAGCCCTCAAAACCTGGCCGGTTTCCATGAGGCGATCGAAGAATATCCGGCAGCAGCAAAAGCGTTCCAGTCGCCGATTTTGCAGATGGCGGTGCGAAGCAAAGATGCCAAGTTTTTGTCGCAGCGCGTGGGCGAGATGATTGCAGCGATCGATGTCAAACCAACAGCGGACCAGCTCGATTCGCTCAGCGGCACGCTGGCGTCGATCCGGCGACAGAACGTCTCGCTCAACGAAGGCGTTCAATCGCAGATCGATCGGATCGTCCGTGATGCCACAACTTGGGCAACCGATTCCGATTCCGACGTTCCTCGCCGCGTGGCCGCTATCGAAATGATCGCGTCGCTCGGAAACAGCACCAACAACCTGCTTGGCCTCGTCGATGCGGCAGAGCCGATCGAAGTCCAAGTCGCTGCGTCGCGCGTGCTTGCCGCCAAGCAACCGACGGAGATTTTGGAACGTCTGGAATCGTTAAGCCCCAGCGTGCGGACGGCGATCCTGGAGACGGTTCTCTCGCGCGAAGCATCGGCGCTGATCCTGATCGACGCGCTGCAAACGAAACGCCTGCCGCCGCAAACGCTTGGTGCCAGCCAGCGCCAGCAACTGGCGTCGCACGCCAGCGCCAAAGTCAAAGCGGCAGCGGTCAAGTTGTTCGGCGAATCGAGTTCAGCAGCCGACAAGCAGATGCTGATGAAACAATATCAAACCGCAGCGCCGCAGCATGGCGATGCGTCGCGTGGCGCGGCGATCTTCACCAAGCATTGCGCCGCGTGTCACCGCGTGCGAGAGATCGGCCATCCGATCGGCCCCGATCTGACAAGCCTAAAGGACCGATCTCCCGTTGCGATGCTGACGGCGATCCTCGATCCCAACGCAGCGGTCGAAGACAAGTACCGCGGCTACAGCGTGCTGACGATCGATGGCGTCGCGACCGCCGGGATTATCGCCAATGAATCGAGCACGGCGATCGAATTGCAGATGCAGGAGGGGAAGCGAAAGACGATCCTCCGCGAGGATATCGAACAGATTCAAAATACCGGCACGTCGCTGATGCCCGAAGGTTTTGAAAAACTGATCCCCGTCAATCAGATGAACGATCTGCTCGCCTTCTTGGACGATGTTGGTCCGCCGGCCAAGCCGTTCGACGGCAACCATCCCGCGACGGTTCTGCCGGCTGCCGATGGAAACCTTTCGCTGACGGCGACCGCGAGCCGGATCTACGGCGATCGCTGCGTCTTCGAATCGAAATACAAAAACATCGGCCACTGGGGCAGCCCGCGGGATCGCGCCGAGTGGACGTTGGAGGTCGCCGCAGCGGGCAACTATGAAGTCTGGCTGGACTACGCCTGCGCCGACGGCACGGCGGGGAATCGGTTCCAGTTCCGATGTGGCAACGAAACGCTGACCGGCACCGTCGCCAGCACCGGATCGTGGGACGATTACCAACAGGTGAAAATTGGTGTAATCGAATTGCCAGCGTCGACGTTGACAGCCAGTCTGCAAGCGACGGAAGATCTGAAGAAGTGGCTGCTGGATCTGCGAGCGATCATGCTGAAACCTGTCCAGTAG
- the proS gene encoding proline--tRNA ligase, whose amino-acid sequence MNKAPKTAITPTRVDDYPEWFQQVIKAADLAEVSPVRGCMVIKPWGYALWENMQRVLDDMFKATGHQNAYFPLFIPMSFLEKEAEHVEGFAKECAVVTHHRLEPDGKGGLQPAGPLEEPLIVRPTSETIIGSMYAKWVQSYRDLPILINQWANVVRWELRTRLFLRTAEFLWQEGHTVHATSEEALEETRKMIDVYADFAENWMAMPVIQGEKTPAERFPGAVSTLSIESMMQDRKALQAGTSHFLGQNFSKAQEIQFQDQDGNMQFAWTTSWGVSTRLVGALIMTHSDDDGLVLPPKLAPSHIVLLPIYRDDEQRAAVLEYVGKLREDLSAQYYSGRRISIEVDDRDIRGGEKKWYHVKRGVPLRLEVGPKDIDKNAVFVGRRDTGETKSMDRDQLVADVVGMLDSIQTNLFDRALKMREENTCEIDNVDDFRAYFTAKNPDRPEIHGGFASCYFSNEDDLEPLLKELKVTIRCVPLKDNDTPGTCFLTGKPAEKKAIFAKAY is encoded by the coding sequence GTGAATAAAGCACCCAAGACCGCGATCACGCCCACCCGCGTCGACGATTATCCCGAATGGTTTCAACAAGTCATCAAAGCCGCGGATTTGGCAGAGGTATCGCCGGTTCGTGGATGCATGGTGATCAAGCCTTGGGGCTACGCCCTGTGGGAAAACATGCAGCGTGTTTTGGATGACATGTTTAAAGCGACAGGTCACCAAAACGCCTATTTCCCACTGTTCATTCCGATGAGCTTCCTGGAGAAAGAGGCGGAGCATGTCGAAGGTTTCGCCAAGGAGTGCGCGGTCGTTACGCACCATCGCCTGGAACCCGACGGCAAGGGGGGCCTGCAGCCAGCGGGCCCGCTGGAAGAGCCTTTGATCGTCCGCCCAACCAGCGAAACGATCATCGGGTCGATGTATGCCAAGTGGGTGCAGAGCTATCGCGATCTGCCGATCTTGATCAACCAATGGGCGAACGTCGTTCGCTGGGAGCTGCGAACGCGGCTGTTCCTGCGCACGGCGGAGTTCCTGTGGCAGGAAGGGCACACCGTTCACGCCACCTCCGAAGAAGCGTTGGAAGAGACGCGGAAGATGATCGACGTCTACGCCGACTTTGCCGAGAACTGGATGGCGATGCCGGTCATCCAAGGCGAGAAGACCCCCGCGGAACGCTTCCCCGGCGCGGTCTCGACCCTTTCGATCGAATCGATGATGCAAGATCGCAAAGCGTTGCAGGCCGGAACCAGCCACTTCCTGGGCCAGAACTTCTCGAAGGCTCAAGAGATCCAGTTCCAAGACCAAGACGGCAACATGCAGTTCGCATGGACGACCAGCTGGGGCGTTTCGACGCGACTGGTCGGTGCCTTGATCATGACTCACAGCGACGACGACGGCTTGGTCCTGCCACCCAAGCTGGCTCCATCGCACATCGTGCTCCTGCCGATCTACCGCGACGACGAACAACGTGCGGCGGTGCTGGAATACGTCGGCAAGCTGCGTGAAGACCTGTCGGCACAATATTACAGCGGCCGACGGATCAGCATCGAAGTCGACGACCGCGACATTCGTGGCGGCGAAAAGAAGTGGTATCACGTCAAGCGTGGCGTCCCGTTGCGACTGGAGGTCGGGCCGAAAGACATCGACAAAAACGCAGTCTTCGTCGGCCGCCGCGACACCGGCGAAACGAAGTCGATGGATCGCGATCAATTGGTCGCCGACGTCGTCGGGATGCTCGATTCGATTCAGACGAACCTGTTCGACCGAGCACTCAAGATGCGAGAAGAGAACACCTGCGAGATCGACAACGTCGACGATTTCCGCGCCTACTTTACCGCCAAGAATCCCGACCGACCGGAGATCCACGGCGGCTTCGCCAGCTGCTACTTCAGCAACGAAGACGACCTCGAACCGCTGCTGAAGGAACTGAAGGTCACGATCCGCTGCGTCCCGTTGAAAGACAACGACACGCCCGGCACCTGTTTCCTGACCGGCAAGCCCGCCGAAAAGAAAGCGATCTTCGCCAAGGCCTATTAG
- a CDS encoding 3'-5' exoribonuclease YhaM family protein yields MSERLFINQLSEQTQVDDVYRAADKQLRANRQGNKYILLKLADRTGTLTGMFWNAEDRDFERCQDSEYLHVKGRTQIYNGNMQMIVTGISPVDPSQVDPADFDMFDASASEQAFARLKELLGSVRNIHLRQLLDACLADEEFMTRFKQSPAAVTNHHAFPGGLLRHTVDLIELAQLIGPRYPQLDIDLLTTGAFLHDIGKTEELSSGGELTYTDRGQLVGHIVIGVQYLADRIAVVEAETKSPFPVQLKWHLEHLILSHHGLLEYGSPKVPLTREAIALHHLDNLDAKLAAATSIIDSDISGDKNWTNYNPSMGKKLWKSPID; encoded by the coding sequence GTGTCTGAGCGGCTTTTTATCAACCAGCTTTCGGAACAAACCCAAGTCGACGACGTTTATCGCGCTGCGGACAAGCAGTTGCGAGCCAATCGGCAGGGGAACAAGTATATTTTGCTGAAGCTGGCCGATCGGACGGGGACTCTGACCGGGATGTTCTGGAACGCGGAGGATCGCGATTTCGAACGCTGCCAAGACAGCGAATATCTGCATGTCAAAGGCCGCACGCAGATCTATAACGGCAACATGCAGATGATCGTGACCGGGATCAGTCCCGTCGATCCGTCGCAGGTCGATCCGGCCGACTTCGATATGTTCGATGCCTCGGCCAGCGAGCAGGCCTTCGCGCGGCTGAAGGAACTGTTGGGGAGTGTCCGCAACATTCACCTGCGTCAGTTGTTGGATGCTTGTTTAGCCGACGAAGAGTTTATGACGCGGTTCAAGCAGTCCCCGGCGGCGGTCACCAATCACCACGCCTTCCCCGGCGGCTTGCTGCGTCACACCGTCGACCTGATCGAATTGGCTCAGTTGATCGGGCCGCGTTATCCGCAATTGGATATCGATCTGCTGACCACCGGTGCCTTCCTGCACGACATCGGCAAAACCGAAGAGCTTTCCTCCGGCGGCGAGCTCACTTATACCGACCGCGGCCAATTGGTCGGTCACATCGTGATCGGCGTCCAGTACCTGGCCGATCGGATCGCAGTGGTTGAAGCTGAAACGAAGTCGCCGTTCCCGGTACAGCTGAAGTGGCATCTGGAACATCTGATCCTCAGCCACCATGGCCTGCTGGAATATGGCAGCCCGAAGGTGCCGCTGACACGCGAAGCGATCGCGCTGCATCACCTGGATAATCTGGACGCCAAACTAGCTGCCGCGACCAGCATCATCGACAGCGACATCAGCGGCGATAAAAACTGGACGAACTACAACCCCAGCATGGGCAAGAAGCTCTGGAAGTCGCCGATCGATTAA
- a CDS encoding exonuclease domain-containing protein, whose translation MKSRCDGYAVVDVETTGFGKHDRVVEIGLVLLDARYRVVDEFETLIDPRRDLGPTHIHRITPAMVSAAPTFDEVAVAIARRIENRVLVAHNLPFDRRMLAQEFQRLGADFNPGLGVCTLKLTNQKLPVACQSLNLPPPVHHRALADARASASILKTLAPSQQQTPAAVCNVPGPFLQRTHRRCATGETQPMSRWLSRLVFDEGDTRLVQYIDLLDWALDDLELSSDEQTYLNYSAEELGLRPDEVERAHELYFLSMIAGAEKDGVITQQEHADLTAVASALGISTDRVPKPSASAHDSQDLVLGSAICFTGNYIGTDGRRLSKAELESMATQSGFTVVANVTKSKCDCVVAVDPNSSSGKAKRARDYGKPIVAAERFLEIVMQVNA comes from the coding sequence ATGAAGAGTCGTTGCGATGGCTACGCTGTGGTGGACGTGGAGACAACCGGTTTTGGAAAACACGATCGAGTCGTTGAGATTGGTTTGGTGTTGTTAGATGCGCGATATCGCGTGGTCGACGAATTCGAGACGCTGATCGATCCGCGACGCGATCTCGGCCCCACGCACATCCATCGAATTACACCGGCGATGGTTTCGGCGGCACCAACGTTCGACGAGGTGGCCGTGGCGATTGCGAGACGCATCGAAAACCGCGTTTTGGTCGCCCATAACTTACCGTTCGACCGTCGGATGCTTGCACAAGAGTTCCAGCGACTCGGTGCGGACTTCAATCCCGGTCTCGGCGTCTGCACGTTGAAGCTGACCAATCAAAAGCTTCCCGTCGCATGCCAGTCGCTGAACTTGCCCCCACCGGTTCACCATCGCGCACTCGCCGATGCAAGAGCGAGTGCGAGCATCCTGAAGACCCTCGCCCCCTCGCAGCAACAGACGCCCGCAGCCGTTTGCAACGTCCCCGGCCCATTCCTGCAACGAACGCATCGACGCTGTGCGACTGGCGAGACCCAACCGATGAGTCGCTGGCTGAGCCGACTCGTTTTCGACGAGGGCGATACGCGCCTCGTGCAATATATAGATCTGCTCGATTGGGCGTTGGATGATCTGGAATTGAGTAGCGACGAACAAACCTACCTGAATTACTCGGCAGAAGAACTTGGTCTTCGTCCCGATGAAGTCGAAAGAGCTCACGAACTCTATTTCCTGTCGATGATTGCCGGTGCAGAAAAAGACGGCGTCATAACACAGCAAGAGCATGCCGATTTGACGGCGGTCGCCAGCGCGTTAGGCATTTCGACCGATCGGGTGCCGAAGCCTTCGGCATCTGCACATGACAGCCAAGACCTCGTGCTCGGATCGGCAATCTGCTTCACAGGAAACTACATTGGAACCGACGGACGACGGTTATCGAAAGCGGAACTCGAATCGATGGCGACTCAAAGTGGCTTCACCGTTGTTGCCAATGTAACCAAGTCCAAATGTGACTGTGTCGTTGCGGTCGACCCCAACTCATCGTCAGGCAAAGCCAAACGGGCTCGCGATTATGGTAAACCCATCGTGGCAGCCGAGCGATTTTTGGAGATCGTGATGCAAGTCAATGCGTAA
- a CDS encoding MotA/TolQ/ExbB proton channel family protein: MSSNSWSGLASVALGPLVAAIFYSVLYVSPVPFLHRYFMGHPVAYAATVLFFVALVGLIVRHLDTRRQLGIVAGLADSELKPAEQTSSDLGEHVAHWLDHLAQLPRSERGCQLVRRLEDLLGRQQRRKTTRFLNDDLRDVSDREADQSHDSLQLVRIIVWAIPMLGFLGTVVGITQTLGGLDFSDGQNAVDNLKAGLYVAFDTTALGLVLSVIAIFLQFPVEKKMNHLMATLDQRSIEILSGGFPEESTADQPLQAIAEMNRAVLASVNQLVETQAELWKKTVDSAHDHWTSVVGNAGDQVQSALTEAIQLTLRSHAEHVDKTHQNASQQIEQRWKQWQTALSDNARVLMAQQQTLAQQNELLIGTADRAKELAEVRELLQTNTAGLSAMPEMSDAMRSLARAIDLIVDRVPSQSHRSKAA, encoded by the coding sequence TTGTCTTCGAATAGTTGGAGTGGTCTCGCTAGCGTCGCCCTGGGCCCACTGGTGGCGGCGATCTTCTATAGCGTGCTTTACGTTTCCCCGGTCCCGTTCCTACACCGCTACTTCATGGGACACCCGGTCGCTTATGCGGCAACCGTCCTGTTTTTTGTCGCCCTGGTCGGACTGATCGTGCGGCATCTGGATACGCGTCGCCAGCTGGGAATCGTCGCCGGCCTGGCCGACAGCGAACTGAAGCCAGCGGAGCAGACGTCGTCGGATCTGGGGGAGCATGTCGCCCACTGGCTGGACCATTTGGCCCAGCTGCCGCGCAGCGAGCGCGGTTGCCAGTTGGTCCGTCGCCTGGAGGATCTGCTGGGGCGCCAGCAACGCCGCAAGACAACCCGTTTCCTGAACGACGATCTTCGCGATGTCTCGGATCGCGAAGCGGATCAATCGCACGATAGCTTGCAATTGGTGCGGATCATCGTCTGGGCGATCCCGATGCTGGGCTTCCTGGGAACCGTGGTCGGTATCACCCAGACCCTTGGTGGACTCGATTTCAGCGACGGGCAGAACGCCGTCGACAACCTGAAAGCGGGCCTTTACGTCGCCTTTGATACAACGGCGTTGGGGTTGGTTCTATCGGTGATCGCGATCTTCTTGCAGTTCCCTGTCGAGAAGAAGATGAACCACTTGATGGCGACTCTGGACCAGCGATCGATCGAAATCCTTTCGGGCGGTTTCCCCGAGGAATCGACAGCCGACCAGCCGTTGCAAGCGATCGCCGAAATGAATCGCGCCGTCTTGGCGTCGGTCAACCAATTGGTCGAAACGCAAGCCGAACTGTGGAAGAAGACCGTCGATTCGGCGCACGACCACTGGACCAGCGTCGTCGGCAACGCTGGCGATCAGGTGCAATCGGCGCTCACCGAAGCGATCCAACTGACCTTGCGAAGCCACGCCGAACACGTCGACAAAACCCACCAGAACGCTTCGCAGCAAATCGAACAACGTTGGAAGCAATGGCAGACTGCGCTCAGCGATAACGCGCGGGTCCTGATGGCGCAACAACAGACGCTTGCTCAACAGAACGAACTGCTGATCGGCACCGCCGACCGCGCCAAGGAATTGGCAGAGGTTCGCGAACTGCTGCAAACCAATACGGCGGGACTCTCGGCGATGCCGGAGATGAGCGACGCGATGCGTTCGCTGGCCCGCGCGATCGATCTGATCGTCGATCGCGTTCCATCGCAATCCCATCGGAGTAAAGCGGCATGA